GAGGATATTTTTCTTGTATGCTTAAAATATGCTTTATTATCTCTTTTCCTGTAAAATCCAAAGGATGTGCCTTTAAAGATATTATTATCTGTACCTTTTTGCTTTTTAGAAGAGGTGAAATCTTTTCTTCATTGCTGAATATCAAATCCCCTCTTTTATATGGTGCTGCTCTCCTTGCAAAACCTATAATCAGACTATCCTTATCTAGTTCTACTCCTTTTTCTTCATATACATGCTGTATCATCCTAATTTTATTCTTCATATGGAGTTCTAACAGGTTTTCTTTCTTTCTAGCGGCTTCTATAATAGTCTTATCTCCCCAGGTATTTATATTTATTCCATTGGTTATACTTATAATTTCACTTCTATTATGGACATCCTTCCACATTGCATTTGCCGTTCTTCCATGCATAGCTGAAACTGCATTGGATTTTTTAGAAAGTCTGAGTCCTGCTGCAGTCATATTGAAGGGATTTCCTCCTATTTCTGCTATAAAATTTCTATCCAGTCCATCATAGGCGTCCATATACTGCAATATGTCAAGTCCATGGGATTCGTTTCCCTCTATAATAGGAGTATGGGTAGTAAATACAATATTATTCCTGCAGTTTCTCCAGGCCTCATGAGCATCTTCTCCTCTTCCAATTCTCTCTCTTATAAGTTCAAACCCAGCAAAGACAGCGTGTCCTTCGTTGAAATGATATATATCTATATCCTTTTTCAATGCCCTTAAAGCTCTTACTCCTCCTATTCCAAGTACCATTTCCTGAGCTATTCTTTCTTCTTCAAACCATCCATATAATTGGCCTGTTATCCATCTATCCGAATTTTCACGAAGATCTGTATCCAGCAGATAAAGTTCTGAATTGCCAAAGCAATCCACTTTCCACACTTTACAATGTACAACTCTTCCTCTTATCTTCACATTTACCTTTATTCCTGTATCTTGAAGAAAATCATACTCATAATTATAGAAAGAATCCACTATTCTCTGCTTGTCATCTATATGCTGTTCTACATAACCCTGTTTCCATCTTATGCCTATACCAGTTACAGGAAGATTATTTTCTTTAGCCGCTTTAAGGTAATCTCCCGCCAGTATTCCAAGTCCCCCAGCATATATTTTAAAATCAGAGTTTAATCCAAATTCCATACAAAAATAAGCAACTTTGGGGCAATCTCTACTCACTATCTTAACATCTCCTTTTTCTATTTTTATAGAAGACAAATTTAAAACTTTATTATAAATATCCAATTTAATATTAAATATTTTTTACATGTATAAATTGTAATAACTGTTATAATATTATATTTTTACACTATATAATATTTACTTTCTTATTATATGTATGATAAGCTTTATTATACATGAAAACAAAGGGAAATATTTACATAAAATTACTATTTGCACATTATTTATTGAAAAGCATATGAAAGACCACCAATTATTGACAAATTGATGGTTTTCATATTTTGTATTAGTAGTGATCCTTATAATTATAATTAATAATTTCTATGCTGACTTAATCCAGAAGCTATTTTCTCACATTCTCCAAGACAATTGGTAACTTGAGTTAATTGATTACTTATTTGATTTTTAATGTTGGAATTTTCTACTTCTCTTGCAGCCATCTGCAAACCCTGTTGAGCACTTTTTAATGATTCTTTCACCTTATGAATACTATCTCTTGCCTGTGAATTCATTTATTAATTCCTCCCTTGCCATATATTTTTGTTAATATTATTTGCAATATAGTAAATATGATACTAGAATTCTAAGAATTCGTTTATAAATCTAATCATGAGCAATTGAATGTTTTATATGTAACCTATATAATATGCAGTATAGTATCCATTTTAAACCGTAAAAATATGGAATAATGATTATTAAAGGGAGGTAAAAATATTGAAAGAAGAAATCGTTGAAAATTTGAAAAAAATTACAGGAGAAGATTGGGTCATCAATGATTTATCCCAAATGAAAAGTTATCTATATGACGAGACTGAATCTTTAATTCGTATTAAACCCTCAGAGGATTGTATAGTAGTTAAGCCTGGTTCACCAGAGGAAATATCCAAAATATTAAAATATGCCAATGAAACACTAACACCTGTGGTTCCAAGAGGAGGCGGCACCGGTGTATGTGGTGCGGCAGTGCCTATAAAGCCCAGTATAATTCTTTCTCTTGAAAGATTGAATAAAATCATTGAACTGGATGAAAAAAATTTGATGATTACTGTGGAATCAGGAGCTACTTTAGCAGATTTACTTCAATCATTAGGTAAACAGGATAAGTTATTTTTCCCTATACATCCTGGAGATGAAGGTGCACAAATTGGCGGCATGGTTATGGAAAATGCGGGAGGTACAAAAGCTGTAAAGCATGGAATCATGAGAAATCATGTAAAAGCATTGGAAGTAGTCCTCCCTACGGGGGAGATAGTTAATTTTGGTGGAAAACTCTTAAAAAACAATATGGGTTACGACTTGCTTCATATGATGATAGGAAGTGAAGGAACTCTTGGTATAGTTACAAAAGTTACTTTAAGGCTTTATGCAAAAAATAACTATACGGGTACACTTTTAATTTCCTTTGATACAAGGAGGGAAGCTTGTGATGCAGTACCAAAAATACTCCAGGAGGGGATTACCCCTTTAGCTATTGAATATATGGATAGATTTATCTCAGAAAAAGCTGCAGAACACCTTGGAACTATCTGGCCTGCCACTGAAGGCTCTGTAGACTTGATGTTCATGCTGGATGGAGCTACAGAGGACGAATTATACTCAACCAGTGAAAAAATTGTAGAAATATGCGAAAAACATAATGCAGTGGATAGTATTATAGCAGAAACCGCAAAAGAGCAAAAAAATCTTTTGGACATACGCAGCAACGCCTACACTCCTTTTAAGGAACATGTAGCAGACGGTCTTGATATGGCAGTTCCTCCGTCCTCAGTACCTGACTTTTTTGATGATATAACAACCCTTGCTGAAAAATACAATACTATAATTCCCGCTGTGGGCCACATAGCAGATGGAAATATTCACAATTTTATTATGAGTGAAAATGGCAAATTACCTTCTTATTATGAAGAATTCAAACAGGAAATGTATAAAATTGCATTAAAATACGGTGGTACAATAACTGCGGAACATGGTACCGGAAAATCACGAAAAAAATATATGCCTCTTCAGTTTACCCAAAGGGAAATTGACATTATGAGTGGGATTAAAATGGCTTTCGACCCAAATAAAATTCTTAATCCTGGTACTGTGGTAGACTAAAAATATTATAATTCAAGTTAAAAGTTAAGAGTCATGGGACAAATCACCCATAACTCTCACTTTTTAACTTATTAACTATTCATTTTGTAAAGAATAGTTAAATTGACTATTATAAAGCTTTGAATACGCTCCTTCCTTTTTAAGAAGTTCATGGTGATTTCCCTGCTCCACAATGTCTCCATTATCCATTACCAGAATCAAATCAGCATCACGAATTGTAGACAATCTATGTGCAATAATAAAGCTGGTTCGATTTTTCATAAGATTGTTCATGGCTTTCTTTATTCTTACTTCTGTACGTGTATCTACAGAGCTGGTTGCTTCATCTAAAATAAGAACTTTAGGATCTGAAAGTATTGCCCTTGCGATAGTTAAAAGTTGTTTTTGTCCCTGAGATATATTTGAAGCTTCTTCATTAAGAATCATATCATATCCACCTGGAAGAGTACGTACGAAGCCATCCACATATGCTGCCTTTGCTGCGGCTTTTACTTCTTCATCCAAAGCATTAAGTTTTCCATATCTTATATTTTCCATTATACTTCCATTATAAAGCCAGGTATCTTGAAGAACCATGCCAAACATAGATCTAAGATCCCCCCTAGTATAATTTCTTATATCATATCCATCCACCAGAATAACACCCTTATTTACATCATAAAAGCGCATCAAAAGTTTTACTATGGTAGTTTTTCCAGCCCCTGTAGGTCCTACAATTGCCACTCTCTGTCCTGGGTTTATTTTAGCAGAAAAATCATTAATTACGATTTTATCGGAATTATATGCAAATTGAACATTTTTAAACTCAACGCTGCCTACAGCATTTTCAATTTTCACAGGATTTTGAACTTCTGGAACTTCTTCTTCCTCTTCCAAAAATTCAAATACACGCTCTGCTGAAGCAGCTGTCTGTTGAAGTATATTAGATATATTGGCAATTTGAGTAATAGGCTGGGTAAATGATCTTACGTACTGTATAAAAGCCTGAATATCACCTACCTCAATGGTCTTCTTTATTGCAAGCCATCCCCCTAAAACACA
This window of the Clostridium kluyveri DSM 555 genome carries:
- the glgP gene encoding alpha-glucan family phosphorylase, whose protein sequence is MSRDCPKVAYFCMEFGLNSDFKIYAGGLGILAGDYLKAAKENNLPVTGIGIRWKQGYVEQHIDDKQRIVDSFYNYEYDFLQDTGIKVNVKIRGRVVHCKVWKVDCFGNSELYLLDTDLRENSDRWITGQLYGWFEEERIAQEMVLGIGGVRALRALKKDIDIYHFNEGHAVFAGFELIRERIGRGEDAHEAWRNCRNNIVFTTHTPIIEGNESHGLDILQYMDAYDGLDRNFIAEIGGNPFNMTAAGLRLSKKSNAVSAMHGRTANAMWKDVHNRSEIISITNGININTWGDKTIIEAARKKENLLELHMKNKIRMIQHVYEEKGVELDKDSLIIGFARRAAPYKRGDLIFSNEEKISPLLKSKKVQIIISLKAHPLDFTGKEIIKHILSIQEKYPQSVVFVNNYNMEKGALLTRGVDVWLNNPRVTKEACGTSGMKAAVNGVLNLSTLDGWWPEACWDEVTGWQIGNGFIGRTESEQDIHDGKSLYDVLINKVLETYYNDKNKWNEMMVASVNAMVERYSADRMIMEYYDKVYK
- a CDS encoding FAD-binding oxidoreductase encodes the protein MKEEIVENLKKITGEDWVINDLSQMKSYLYDETESLIRIKPSEDCIVVKPGSPEEISKILKYANETLTPVVPRGGGTGVCGAAVPIKPSIILSLERLNKIIELDEKNLMITVESGATLADLLQSLGKQDKLFFPIHPGDEGAQIGGMVMENAGGTKAVKHGIMRNHVKALEVVLPTGEIVNFGGKLLKNNMGYDLLHMMIGSEGTLGIVTKVTLRLYAKNNYTGTLLISFDTRREACDAVPKILQEGITPLAIEYMDRFISEKAAEHLGTIWPATEGSVDLMFMLDGATEDELYSTSEKIVEICEKHNAVDSIIAETAKEQKNLLDIRSNAYTPFKEHVADGLDMAVPPSSVPDFFDDITTLAEKYNTIIPAVGHIADGNIHNFIMSENGKLPSYYEEFKQEMYKIALKYGGTITAEHGTGKSRKKYMPLQFTQREIDIMSGIKMAFDPNKILNPGTVVD
- a CDS encoding ABC transporter ATP-binding protein is translated as MSEKRKIRKTSRGPGGMIQGGEKANNFKDTMKNLIRYMNEYKASVIVVVIFAAVSASFSIIGPKMLGNATTKLFEGIMNKLSGSGTGVDFNYIGKIIVILGALYLISSLFAYMQGWIMSGVSMKVSYKMRKEISQKINRLPLKYFDGTNQGEVLSRVTNDVDTLSQTLNQSLTQIITSVTTVIGIFIMMLSISVLMTVVALCIIPLSMIIMMFIIKYSQKYFKEQQDYLGHVNGHVEEMYGGHIVMKAFNGEKDSIEKFDKLNNTLYKSAWKSQFLTSIVMPVMNFVSNLGYVGVCVLGGWLAIKKTIEVGDIQAFIQYVRSFTQPITQIANISNILQQTAASAERVFEFLEEEEEVPEVQNPVKIENAVGSVEFKNVQFAYNSDKIVINDFSAKINPGQRVAIVGPTGAGKTTIVKLLMRFYDVNKGVILVDGYDIRNYTRGDLRSMFGMVLQDTWLYNGSIMENIRYGKLNALDEEVKAAAKAAYVDGFVRTLPGGYDMILNEEASNISQGQKQLLTIARAILSDPKVLILDEATSSVDTRTEVRIKKAMNNLMKNRTSFIIAHRLSTIRDADLILVMDNGDIVEQGNHHELLKKEGAYSKLYNSQFNYSLQNE